Part of the Planktothrix tepida PCC 9214 genome is shown below.
TTTTAACACTCGATTTAGGGCGGATTATTCAGCCAGAAGACATCATTATCGGTGCATCATTTTCTAACGGTTTAGTTGCTTGGTTATTGCGGAATGGTGAGCAAGTTTGTATGGCTCAAAACCAACTCAGTCAATACCTTGAAGACTTAGCAGAACTGTAAATTATTGGGGGGTGAAATCCCCCCTTATCGCTTCACAAAATAGGAGTAAAACCATGAACAGATTTGAGCAAAACTGCCTTGAGAGTGAGGAGATTGGGGAAGACTTCATCATCAACAACATCGAGTTAATTGACGCGGGAGAACCGGAGTTTTGCAAGTTTGAACGTGCTATTAAATTCGAGGGTTCAGTCCCGATTGAATGGATTGAAGTTTACGGATTTAAGTTTGGTAATTGGGGTTTAGTTCCTTCAGAAAACGACTGGCAACTTTACCACATCCCAGAGGGAAAATTTGTTACTTTCCTACCTTTTAATTTAGCCAATGGATTAAAAGGATTGAAGATTCTAGCCGCGTTATTTGGTGAGGATTTTACTACACCCCCAATGGGAACCAAGCCCTATTCCAAAGCCTATCGACTGGCTTACAAATTTGAGAAGTATTGCGCCACCGAACTGGTAGACCGGGCTTATTTTCTCCCTCCTGATTTTGACGATTCCGATGACGATGATGATCCTGTTTAGGGTACACAAAAACCCTGAAACCCAATAAAACCGTACCCTAAATGAACCCAACACCCAAACATTTAGGGTACACAAAACCGCTATAACTCAATAAAACCGTACCCTAAACCCAAACATCCACAAGGATTTAGGGTACAACAACACCCATCAAACCCAGTAAAACCGTACCCTAAACGAGAACTATGGCACGACGTAAGCAAACTGATGAGCTAACGATTGAGAGGGTAATCCAGTGGGCTGCTATCCTTTCCCCTGGACAGCGACGGGAATTGATTGATGGACTATTGGCTTTAGATGAACTTTCAGAGGAGAGGAGCGATCGCACTCCCAACCCAAATGATGGCAACGGCGGGGGAACTGGTAGAGGGAGCATTGAGAGAAAAACGATTAACGGTTGTGGGCCGTATCTCTACCTCAGATATTGGAGCGGGGGGAAACATAGATCAGTTTATCTAGGCAAGGCTGAATCAGATTAAAATTGATAACTATTCACCAATGACTAATTGGCGATCGCCTTTTCGATTTGCCCATAATTCCCGAATCTGATCAATTGCCTCAGCCGGAATATAATCCGTTTGAACGGGACGCATCGCTTTACAAATAAGATGATCTTTTCCGCAGGACTCCAGCCATTTTTGAAATTCCTTTCCGGTTTTAAATTTTAGTTCCTTGCCGAGTTGAGCCAAAGATTTCCCACGAAATACAGCAAGTTGCTTGCCGTCTTCATTCATAACAACTGATTCAAATTGAATTTCGGTTTCTCTCACCACTGCTTCAGGGCGACCCTGGATGAGTGCCAACATTCCTGCCCCGTGAAGTGAGACGATGGAGGCACCGGATTCTAAAACAAGTCGCTGATCTCTCATAGCGTTAGCTTGCGCTTCAGCAATTCGGGCTTGCAGTCGGAGAGCCTCTAGTTCATCGTTTTGTTGAGGGATAATAGTTTCGGCTTCACGGGTTTTGACGACAAAGTAAGCCTGAGCTTGAGCAATTTCCGTTTTGCGTGGATCACCATTCATCGCTACTAGATAGCAGGCATATCGAGATAGCTTGTAATCTTCTTGAGGACGACCCGAAGTTTTTGCCACCTCCGGCAAAAAGTCCTCTCTGATTGAGTTTCCAGCGTTTTCTTGGGATAAAATAGCACGCTCAATAGCATCAGCAAAACGTCGATATTGCTTGTATCCCAATAACTCCATCAACTCTCGCGCTAGCCAATACTCACAACCTTGATCATCAATGTGCTTGATAGAATCAAATGGCGATTGAACCTGAAGTTGAGATGAAGACAAAGGCAAAACTTGTTCCGTTTGATTTGTCGTCATTTGATTTGTAGTAATAACAGAACTTTCCATCGCCTTCATAATAGGGTGAGAACAGCGATTATGAGGGAGATTAAGCAATTCAGGAGTAGTCACAAACGATGCCCAATCTGTTAAATGGGATTCATTGAGGTAATGAGAAACTACTCCTTTCCCGATCCATTGTTGATGGCCATAGTCATATTCAGCCAAGAGAATAGGAAACAAGCGATCGCCATCATCCGGTTGACTACAATAAAGCCTAAGTTCTTTGGTGGCATCATCCCAAGTCATCGTATAAGTAGCGTTGGGGGTTGAAACAGAATCCTGGGTTGTGTTAGCTGTAATTAGAGAGTAAGCGACCCTAGAAGCTACAAAATTGATGCGTTGCTGTAGCTGACTCATTCGTTTCTCATATTCCTGTTGTTCAGTCTCAAAGATGCCAGGAGAACGACTTAAACTATAAGGTGGCAGTTTAAGTTTGTCCTTCTCCTTATCCCTTTGAGCCAATACAGATTGAGGTAAGCTGGCTTGAGAACTTAAAGACGGGGAAGACTCCGAGTGAAGAGCAGTTAGTCTCTGCTCCCATTGCTGTTGTGCTTTTCGTTTTTGCTGGAGACGAAGTTGTAGCTCAATTACCTTTAATGTATAACTCTCACCCAATTGATAGCCAGCAAAGTGAATTCCATTCAGTTCATATCGAATTCCCTGGGAAGTCAGATTTGATACAACTCCCCTCGACTGAAGGGCTTTTGTTAGTTCCCCAATGGAGGTACTATTCACAACAGCTTTATCAACAGCCTGCTGAAGAAGTTGCCGAACAGAAGGTTGAGGCTTTTGAATACGAGGATGATCTACAGCCAGAAATTCTGCCGTTTCCCGTGCTAAACGTTGAATTTGCCCTTTAGAATTACTGCGTTTAGCAACTTCCCAAGAGCAAGGCACAGAAGTTAAACCATAGCATTTCTCCAAATGTCGCAGTACCTTCTCAGTTTTGGGGTAATCCCACCAGACATTAGCGACTTCTCCTGTACTGTTGACTAAATTAATG
Proteins encoded:
- a CDS encoding BRO family protein codes for the protein DLLKQRHLAEHQYIAVLHRDATYPGGSMRPHVHLVINLVNSTGEVANVWWDYPKTEKVLRHLEKCYGLTSVPCSWEVAKRSNSKGQIQRLARETAEFLAVDHPRIQKPQPSVRQLLQQAVDKAVVNSTSIGELTKALQSRGVVSNLTSQGIRYELNGIHFAGYQLGESYTLKVIELQLRLQQKRKAQQQWEQRLTALHSESSPSLSSQASLPQSVLAQRDKEKDKLKLPPYSLSRSPGIFETEQQEYEKRMSQLQQRINFVASRVAYSLITANTTQDSVSTPNATYTMTWDDATKELRLYCSQPDDGDRLFPILLAEYDYGHQQWIGKGVVSHYLNESHLTDWASFVTTPELLNLPHNRCSHPIMKAMESSVITTNQMTTNQTEQVLPLSSSQLQVQSPFDSIKHIDDQGCEYWLARELMELLGYKQYRRFADAIERAILSQENAGNSIREDFLPEVAKTSGRPQEDYKLSRYACYLVAMNGDPRKTEIAQAQAYFVVKTREAETIIPQQNDELEALRLQARIAEAQANAMRDQRLVLESGASIVSLHGAGMLALIQGRPEAVVRETEIQFESVVMNEDGKQLAVFRGKSLAQLGKELKFKTGKEFQKWLESCGKDHLICKAMRPVQTDYIPAEAIDQIRELWANRKGDRQLVIGE